From the Coregonus clupeaformis isolate EN_2021a unplaced genomic scaffold, ASM2061545v1 scaf1156, whole genome shotgun sequence genome, one window contains:
- the LOC121555584 gene encoding gastrula zinc finger protein XlCGF26.1 isoform X1: protein MKEEEKEEMTVTVKEEEDVFGVKEEGEITVTLDEEEEEEQKTGDLINTSKYRERPDSHSDSGKSPTAEPDPETPKPAGRHHCSQCNMSFKWLWKLKIHDRTHTGEKPSQCSQCGKGFTRLGNLKRHERTHTGEKPFQCSQCGKSFTRLGSLKEHKIIHTGEKPFQCSQCGKGFRWLGNLKKHETIHKGETSYHCSLCGKDFTKLRNLIKHTKLHTGEKPFQCSQCGKGFTRLGNLKDHKRIHTGEKPFQCSQCGKSFTRLRSLKEHQLIHTGEKHFQCSLCGKGFTLLGNLKKHERTHTGEKPFQCSQCGNSFTQLGSLKVHERTHTGETSYHCPLCGKNFTKLGNLKKHKQLHTGEKPFQCSQCGKGFTRLGNLKDHKRTHTGEKPFQCSQCGNSFTRLGNLKKHERTHKGETSYHCSLCGKDFTKLGNLKKHEKLHTGKKPFQCSQCGKGFTRLGNLKDHKRIHTREKPFQCSQCKKGFTQLGNLKRHERIHTGEKSLHCSQCGKGFTQLGNLKRHERIHTVLTTTLGVGNGSENRT from the exons atgaaggaggaggagaaggaggagatgaccgtcacagtgaaagaagaggaagacgtttTTGGAGTTAAGGAGGAAGGGGAGATTACTGTCACATTggatgaggaggaagaagaagaacagaagactggagatctgattaacaccagtaaaTACA GAGAGAGACCtgactctcactctgacagcgggaagagtcctacagcggaaccagacccagagacgccCAAACCAGCAGGACGACATCACTGTTCCCAGTGTAATATGAGTTTTAAGTGGTTATGGAAACTGAAAATCCATgatagaacacacacaggagagaagccttcccaatgttcccagtgtggaaagggttttacacggttagggaacctgaaaaggcatgagagaacacacacaggagagaagcctttccaatgttcccagtgtggaaagagttttacacgGTTAGGGAGCCTGAAAGAACATAaaataatacacacaggagagaagcctttccaatgctcccagtgtggaaagggatTCAGGTGGTTAGGAAACCTGAAAAAGCATGAAACGATACACAAAGGGGAGACATCTTACCATTGCTCTCTGTGTGGAAAGGATTTTACCAAGTTAAGGAACCTAATAAAACATACAAaattacacacaggagagaagcctttccaatgttcccagtgtgggaaGGGTTTTACACGGTTAGGGAATCTGAAGGAccataagagaatacacacaggagagaagcctttccaatgttcccagtgtggaaagagttttacacgGTTACGGAGCCTGAAAGAACATCAattaatacacacaggagagaagcattTCCAATGTTCCctgtgtggaaagggttttaccctgttagggaacctgaaaaagcatgagagaacacacacaggagagaagcctttccaatgctcccagtgtggaaacagTTTTACACAGTTAGGGAGCCTGAAGGTCCatgaaaggacacacacaggggagacatCTTACCATTGTCCTCTGTGTGGAAAGAATTTTACCAAGTTAGGGAACCTAAAAAAACATAAACaattacacacaggagagaaaccttttcaatgctcccagtgtggaaagggttttacacgGTTAGGGAATCTGAAAGATCAtaaaagaacacacacaggagagaagcctttccaatgctcccagtgtggaaacagTTTTACACGGTTAGGGAACCTGAAAaagcatgagagaacacacaaaGGGGAGACATCTTACCATTGCTCTCTGTGTGGAAAGGATTTTACCAAGTTAGGGAACCTAAAAAAACATGAAAAATTACACACAGGaaagaagcctttccaatgctcccagtgtggaaagggttttacacgGTTAGGGAACCTGAAGGACCATAAAAGAATACACACAAGAGAGAAGCCTTTTCAATGTTCCCAGTGTAAAAagggttttacccagttagggaacctgaaaaggcatgagagaatacacacaggagagaagtctctccattgttcccagtgtggaaagggttttacccagttagggaacctgaaaaggcatgagagaatacacacagtcTTAACAACGACCCTAGGAGTTGGAAATGGTTCGGAGAACAGAACATAA